In Colletotrichum higginsianum IMI 349063 chromosome 1, whole genome shotgun sequence, one genomic interval encodes:
- a CDS encoding Kinesin-like protein → MSVRVVARIRPLLEKELDKDTIVRADSTDEGKPATLVKIPNPKNEGEEFSFAFNSVYDQATTQDELFTSEVAPHIKALFQGLDVTIFAYGVTGTGKTHTMRGGLKLADRGVIPRLLSGVYRRGKKITKDTNGETTVDVALSYYEIYNDKVFDLFEPPEKRQPAGLPLREKDGKTMVVGLSERACEDLHDFSRLYIEANNNRVTAATKLNAHSSRSHAIMRVKVTQTTGDQVLESTASAIDLAGSEDNRRTDNGKERLVESAAINKSLFVLSQCIDAISRGDKRIPYRESKMTRILSLGQNNGITIMILNLAPIRSYHLDTLSSLNVSSRAKRIEVREIENEVVFKQVPRTNSAGSAMAQRQPLRPLPNAHNIHSGTIASKANEKADVTRPVKLFNVYTDRSKTVAPARPTANTTQLRKPLVAPKVTKIAQPPQAPQPAQQKLSISAEQLEAIVEKKVSEILASRESKTAEPAPTPAHPDINDAVRRRLEALERRIESEERERDDTRSEGLRCLLAARQAKEAGNDVVALQMYEQALPFFPGQAKLLGKIEKLRSKLGNKLPTESAWAPAVSRDKHEKKRRRISDESDDEFHQEASANEDMSFVDVSAKTKSRKAKPTKNHTTVFPEVTGPASPQTQNLLNIVNSRDIAQIKGLHGFGSKKAQDLVDYLDTRSEEGGAQIESLAQLKTVPGMGGRTVERAYDGLVGAV, encoded by the exons ATGTCGGTTCGTGTGGTCGCGCGCATTCGTCCGCTTCTCGAAAAGGAACTGGACAAGGATACCATTGTTCGCGCCGACAGCACCGACGAGGGCAAGCCCGCAACCTTGGTCAAGATTCCGAATCCCAAgaacgagggcgaggagTTCTCCTTCGCCTTCAACAGCGTTTACGACCAGGCGACGACGCAGGACGAACTCTTCACGTCGGAGG TCGCACCTCACATCAAGGCGCTCttccagggcctcgacgtcACCATCTTCGCATATGGGGTCACGGGAACGGGCAAGACGCACACGATGCGTGGTGGTCTGAAGCTGGCGGACAGAGGTGTCATTCCACGCCTGCTGAGCGGCGTATACCGACGTGGCAAGAAGATCACCAAGGACACGAATGGCGAGACGACAGTCGACGTCGCCCTGTCATACTACGAAATCTACAACGACAAGGTCTTCGACCTCTTCGAGCCGCCAGAGAAGCGCCAGCCCGCAGGTCTCCCTCTCCGCGAGAAAGACGGCAAGACCATGGTGGTGGGCCTTTCGGAACGCGCTTGCGAAGATCTACACGATTTCTCGCGACTCTACATTGAAGCGAACAACAACCGCGTCACAGCCGCCACGAAGCTCAACGCTCACAGCAGTCGGAGTCACGCCATCATGAGGGTCAAAGTGACCCAAACGACTGGGGACCAGGTGCTAGAAagcacggcgtcggccaTTGACTTGGCTGGCTCCGAGGATAATCGTCGGACGGACAACGGGAAGGAAAGACTGGTGGAGTCGGCCGCAATCAACAAGAGTCTCTTCGTGCTGTCACAATGCATTGACGCCATCTCTCGGGGCGACAAGCGAATCCCTTATCGCGAGTCCAAGATGACGCGTATCCTCAGCCTCGGCCAGAACAACGGCATCACCATCATGATTTTGAACCTGGCACCCATCCGCAGCTACCACCTCGACACTTTGAGCAGCTTGAATGTCAGCTCCAGAGCCAAGCGCATCGAAGTCCGCGAGATTGAGAACGAGGTTGTTTTTAAGCAGGTCCCCCGTACAAACTCGGCTGGTTCCGCCATGGCACAGCGACAACCCCTCCGCCCTCTGCCAAACGCGCACAACATCCACAGCGGTACAATCGCGTCCAAGGCTAACGAGAAGGCCGACGTCACCCGTCCGGTCAAGCTTTTTAACGTATACACGGACCGTAGCAAAACTGTGGCCCCGGCTCGTCCGACGGCCAATACCACTCAACTGCGGAAGCCGCTCGTGGCGCCCAAGGTCACCAAGATCGCCCAACCCCCCCAAGCCCCCCAGCCCGCGCAACAGAAGCTTTCCATCTCTGCCGAGCAACTCGAGGCCATCGTTGAGAAGAAGGTCAGCGAAATCCTTGCGTCCAGAGAGAGCAAGACGGCCGAGCCGGCCCCAACACCTGCTCATCCTGACATCAATGACGCTGTCCGGCGCCGATTGGAAGCACTCGAGCGCCGAATCGAGAGTGAGGAGCGGGAACGCGACGACACTCGGTCAGAAGGACTGCGTTGTCTGTTGGCAGCCAGACAAGCGAAGGAGGCTGGGAACGACGTCGTGGCGTTGCAGATGTACGAACAGGCTCTGCCCTTCTTCCCTGGCCAGGCCAAGTTGCTAGGCAAGATAGAGAAGCTTCGCTCGAAGCTTGGCAACAAGCTCCCCACCGAGTCGGCTTGGGCCCCCGCAGTATCTCGTGATAAGCACGAGAAGAAACGCAGACGGATTTCCGACGAGAGTGACGACGAGTTTCACCAGGAGGCGAGCGCGAATGAGGACATGAGCTTTGTGGACGTCTCGGCCAAGACGAAGAGCCGAAAGGCCAAGCCGACCAAGAACCACACGACGGTCTTCCCTGAGGTCACCGGGCCGGCCTCTCCCCAGACGCAGAACCTCCTGAACATCGTTAACTCCCGAGACATTGCCCAGATCAAGGGCTTGCACGGCTTCGGGTCCAAGAAGGCGCAGGACCTTGTTGACTATCTCGACACGAGGtccgaggagggcggcgctCAGATCGAATCATTGGCGCAGCTCAAGACCGTCCCTGGAATGGGTGGTCGAACTGTCGAGCGGGCGTACGAcgggctcgtcggcgccgtttAG